The stretch of DNA GAAGAAGTTCCTGCTAATAAGCTCTGGTATGAGATTAACATTGTCATTAATGTTATTTAGAATTATGTTGAGCATGTTTATTGCTACTAGTTCTCTGTTTCTGTTATGCTTCGCAAGTTGACTGTCAATTCCTGTTACCCAGAACTGTTGTAAATGTGGAGAGTTAGCAATACCAGTTGCTATCTCCTTGTAGACGGGATGGCCAACAGAGTTGAAATCTATACCAGTCTGTAATATAAAGAACAATGGGTTAAGTCTACTTAATAAATCtcttatcaaaaaaaaaaacaaaaatctctcATCTTAGctagaagttaaataaaatatcacttatTTAGTTCTTACCATAATCTTTTCACAAATGGCATCAATATTTTCTTCACAGAGTATTTGAGTAACACCAAGCAGTTTCCTCAGCTTTACTTTGGTTGGAAACATTGAGTTGACCATCATTAGAAAGTAGAGGGAATCCAGAGAGTGCTCCTTGATGTCCTTCTTGAATTCTTGCTTTATCTGAGGCCATATTATTGTGGCAAACTGATCTTCATTTAACTGAAAGAAATtataaagtttgtttaaaaacaaagtttcatTTGAATgttcaatcaaaatcaaatacaaaataattcttttaaagaaGTCAATAAAATGAATACTTACACTTTTGATGAAGTCTAGGAGTATAAGGTATGCTACAGTGCTCAAATAAGACTTCTTCTTGCCAGCAGTAACCAACAACTGAATTACTTGAGCCTGCTCTTCAGCTGTACATTTCAAAAAAAGTTTTGATCTGAAGATTGCACCACAGACTAAAATCTGACCCAAGGCAACATCACCAACTTCCTGTGAATAGATAATTAATTGctgtatatttaaaaacaatgtaagaGAAACAGTAAGAGCAATTCAATTTAACTGCTACATTTCACCAGTAATTTTTATGAGACCCTTCCGTTCTTTAATCTCTTaatactactactgagaaatgtttgCATTGAGAATCAAACTGGTGACCCCTTACTCTAAAGTTACAGTTCGCCCACTCAGTCATTgcataaataatcaaataatgaTACATTGGATTAACTCCCACCAAATATGTAGGTATCATTATGTTGTAaagttatttcaaaatattatacaacataaatattatttttatagcaaacaAAACTAAGGTATAGACTagaactattatatttttatctgaatAGATAAATATATAGGATACTTACACTCTTAGAAGATCCATTAGTGTGTAGCTCTTTTTTGATCAAGTCTAGTATTTGTGAAATAGTGACTTGTTCAAAGTTTGTCAATAAAGTCACCAGGGTAGCGAAGTACCCTGTTCTCATGTCCGGGACATTGGCGCCTAAACTCCTCACGAGCCTTTTGAGGACGTACTGTAGATCTCTTTCATTCTAAAGCAAAAGAAAACAAcacgtgattttttttaaatagcatGTAGAGTATAAGCTGTCTTCAACGTCCAGTTACcttaaaattcaatacaaatagtCAAAATCATtcacacattaaataaaaataactaaaaactaaCCTCACTGCCGTGCAACCGCGATATTATTTTACTTCCTCCAACAAGTTTAGCATCATCTTTCGGAGATTTTAGAAGATCAAATGCATCTAAAACTGAAGCAGTTACTTTGCTTTCCTTCTGGACAGTATTTGGATCCGATTCTTCAgtcatttttataaaaccaGCCAGCACTATAAATTCACAACAATATAATCACCACATGGGATGATAGACCGCACATTTTACGCGACACTGTACTGTACCGAGTGCGCGCGTGACATTCTCTGTCAGTGTGACAGTTTCTGTTTCTGTCATAATGACAGCTCTGTCATAGATTAAATAAAGtacacagataaaaaatatacttcacTCGCTCGTTCGTTTGTCTATGCTTAGAAAGATCTagttactatttaatatttaaaaattaaaacatccaAATCCACTTTAATGTTATATCCTATGTAGGTGTATGTTTATTcacctaaataattaattttatatcttgCAACTTGAAAACTCGCAACTTTCGTTAATATTGTAGGGAAATTACTCGTCAACTTGAGTAAAGTAAAGATAAAGTATGCACCTAATTaagcaatcaaaataattttatgcagTACATAGCAGAACCCTTACTCATCAAAACATCAtgtattcaaaaaataaaaagtgtagtGTGCATTCATTAAatctaataacataactaaagTTTAGAGTCTGTTTATCCTGGACGCCAGTCATGTTATTTTCACAACATTACAACCAGAAACGATTAACacactttttcattttaattttaatgtatagaCAAAAgtctattttttctatttttacttttgtacATATTACTTAATAGTGTgaagaaaatatattcagtGTTGCTACtccaaaaaaataatcatagctTCGTCGGTTCCAGAAGTTGATGCGCGCGCCTTTAGTAGTCCATGTTTCTAAACATGGCAGGTCGAAGTGGATATGACGACGTTAATCCcaggtatttattataaaattctacaaaaatattgtttaatttcatcGTAAAGTGTGTGCttaagatttttattacttattttcatAAATTCCGCGAGATCTCACTTTTCCTATCGAAGAAAGTTTCATGTTTTTGCCCACCGATAACATTGAATAAAAATGGGATTTTTACTTATGTTTGTCAAGTTATATCTATTTCTACGATGATAACTAGTGCTATGAAGTGTCtttcattgtttatttcaagCGCGGAGTGtgtgtttaacattttataggTTATAAATTCTCTACGATTGTGGTCCTCGTTTCAGGGATTATGGAGGCGGCAGGAGAACTCTTGGTGGCCGTCCCCTACCCACAGAACCTCCTTACAAAGCTTACGTCGGAAATTTGCCCTCTGGAATTATCCAGGGTGACATTAATAGAATTTTTCCGGTAAGTAGTACCATCCTTGCTATTGTCGTTACTTCCATGTTTTAGAGCTTATAAAATATCTCAATATCAAAGATACCTATGATGCTAATGTAGGAGTTAGATATGGCTTTGTCGAAATTCATATTTCAAGTCAACAAATTGTTTGTTGTTAAAATGAAGTTCTTGTCACCCTTTTGCATGGTCTTTTCTATATTTTGCATgctaacaaacaaaaacataaatagatTGTCACTgtctaaaatacaattttaataatgaattgatTAATTCCTCTAAACTTTCTCTAATGCTTCCAAACATCTACTTAAACTTTATGcaaaattgaacatttttatcaattatatGTAATATAGTAACAAATTAGTTGATTAAAGATTCTGTTAATAATAAGGAATTTGCTCTTAtcttatatacctacattatcAGTTTATGTAATGTTACTATAACATTATGAAGGAAATTAACACTGCTTATATATCTAgtcatacttatattttaataaatttgcattaaaattagAAGCAACAACAATCTAATTATACTATGTCAAATTGATGACACATTCTCTATAGGGTTATAGATAAGACTTATCTATTAACTTTTACAATGATGGGATTAATCATCGGTTAGGGTTGTTCGTGTAATACTCCCATAGTAATAACAGTTCTTTAGTCTACTCTGTATAATCTCATTGAGGAATGTCTAATAACAAAAGAGTAACAAGTCAGGTAAAATAATGCTGGCCTCTATTCCAGAAAACAATGACAAGAAACCCTTTTTTTTAACTATGCAAAATATGCAAAAAGGTTTGCTAAGCTAAAATACCACAAGTCTGAATGAAGTTAAAATACCATGCTTAAATGTTTAGTGAATGTGAATGTTGATCATTGTTTACCTGatgttttaaatagaaattttatttgtataaatatataaataatatttaattttattgataattattGAAGTGATAGGCCATATCAAAGCGAATATATCACAGTTCTGTCTATAAACTTCTAAATTTTTTGCTAAGAAACAagcaatttatattattaggtcAGAATGTTTAGTAGCCATACTCCTGTACACAATGGAGATTGATTCATACATATCAAGGTCAACTTGACACAAAACACTACTAACACAATCAAAAAACTCCAGATACCATTTATCTGAACATATACATCACTAAAATGAGAATAGtgtcaaatatttaattctacagttgattttcttttgtatttatctTCTTATTCTATTCTTCATGTACTTCTGCATTAGACAGAAGAAGTTTTTAGAAGCAGATGtgcacaatatttatttttccatataaattcaAACTATAATGGCTACAATATCAGATATTCACTTtgcttacttaaataaaattaggttcAAGTTTAccaaatatattaaattgtacaCAATGCTAAGTAACCAGCTAATTATTTAAcattcatacaaatataattagtatattaCGTATAGTATAATGAAAATCATTCCAGGTGCCGACAACCACTATCTTTTCTATAAGTAACAACTAACAATGCACTAaatgattgtatttttgttacaaagtttaccctaaataacttatttttacttcTTTCTTATGCTACCATAAATAGAGTATAAGAGcaaacaatttgttgtttcaggACCTGGCTATCAAAAATGTGAGGCTCGTGATGGATAAAGAAACGGATCTGTTTAAAGGTTTCTGCTATGTGGAGTTTGAGTATTTGGAAGATTTGATAAAGGCAATTGAAATGAATGGGGCTCTTAATGTAGACGGTAACTTTATAAAAATTGATGTTGCCGAAGAAAAAAGAAGCGATCGGTgagttattttttgtatttcatgtaatttaattttaattattatttgtgttggGCACAAATTAACACCTTACTAATGACTACCTAAAGAGGTGTTAACAGTCTTCTCTAATTAgcaaattgataaataattggTAGTTTACAAATGATAGCATTATGATAATGTGGTAAATCCATATTTAAATGCTAAGAAGACCTAACAAAGCTAGTGCAACTTATTATATTTCTAGCTTAAATACTTGGATGATAAAAATGTTAAGACTCaactaataatttttaatatttttaaaatgtttgaaatcTATGTAATTCCGCCCACAATAGAACTCGGTGGATGAAATAAACATACACAGATCCAGATATGGTACATATACTTTGTACTCATGCAGAATCATACTCGATATGACCACAGCCAGCTGACTGATAGCCGGCACTGCACTACTCAGGGCTACACAATGGTACAATGTTAAGAAATACTCAAGTAGCCATTCTTTTGCCTCCAGACTACACTTACTAGGCTTCTGTGGCTATTCTTGCCACCGTAAtgaatattatcattataatgcTAGCAGGAATCTCCGCTGAATTCTACTAAAAGTAGCATACAGAGTACTAAACGAATGCAATgctaattcttatttttatcacaattttgAAACACCTATTTTTAATTGGACTATGTTTTACGACGTTAACTAATtgatataaaactataaaacgaTGGTGTGGTGGTATTAATAACATGagcatttaatttgttttgtactCTGATGTGGTGGTAGTGTAACGTTGTATTAACACGGTGATATCGCAGGGGAGGTTTCGACCGTGGTCGACGAGACGGCGGCCGGGATGGTGGGCGCGATGGTGGCCGGGCGGGAGGCGGCGGAGGCTTCAGACGGGACGGCGGTGGCGGCCGCGGTACGTACGACCACTTCGATGGGCTCgaccgccgcgcgccgcgccatCAGGGTGGAGGGCTGTCACATGGTAACATCTACTCATTACTAACACTTGCAGACTCGACATACATCTGAATCTACTCAAATATTGTACCAGGAGAGGTAGAACTTTAAATTTTGATTGATGGTTTTGGTTTGCGATTTCTCACAAATTACAAAACTAAACATTTCCTTTAATCACAGCATTGTTTGAAAACCCATGATTAACATTAATAACCGCATTAAAGACTAGATTCTTTCACATTTGTAACAGCTAAGTAGGCCAATAAAGTATTGTCATAATGTAATGTCccattaattgtttgtttgtgtggttTTGATCATGGTTTCATTGGGCATTCTGGTTAAATGTTCACAGACATGGTTTTTGTCATTAACCAATCAGACACATTTTATTAACAGGTGTGATATATCATTAACAATTTCAGCAAATATTTCTGATGTCATAAAAATCCCCAAGTTATTCCCACGGAAAGTTGTATTAATCATCAATATGGTTACATCATGTAAAGAGGAAATTATGCCTATTATTCACTGGTTAACATTTCTCCTTGTAATAAACCTAAGGTACATCACTTGATGTTTGGAATATTTGCTGAAACATTGGTTTTgggtgttaattttattttttgtctgatGCACTGTCACAAAATGCTAGTTGCTACTATTCGAAAacatattaaacaaaacaactcTATGCAAAGAGTTTAGTGCAACATTATAACGCATCACTACAATTCAAGTGCAGTAACTCTCCATGTCCATGCGTGATTCGAGAGGAAACGACGATTAAGCCCGATTGCTCACGAAGCGTATATTGTATGTGATGTGTAGTTTATTGTCAGTATGATAGTTGAATTTTGTATCAATGCACCAATACAGTACGCTGATACGACGTCGTGAGGGAACAGGCTAACAGCTAAATTAAAAACCGATCATAATTAAACATTTCTGGATTGATTTCTGTTTTTGACAAAAACTCCAAACAAACTGTCAAAAATCGATGTTAATCccaaagattttgaattgaaatcgattatattaatttcagcTGTTAACCAGTATGAATAATTTCACACTTTAATGTTCGTGTAAATGATTACAGACCGTGAGCGAGGAGGTGGTGGTGGCGGAGCTGGTggtggtggcggcggcggcgagcgGTGGGCTGAGCGCGGAGACCGAGACGGTGGTCGATCGTCTCGCGGCGCCAGCGAGGAGCCGCGCCCCGGCGACTGGGGCCGCATGGGCCGCTCCGCTGCACCCGCACCGCGCCAACCCCCCGCGCGCAGAAACTTCGAAGACATGCCGCCTTCACGTCCAGGTACTACATAGTAACATACCTATTTAACTAAAGATAGAATAACTGCCAAAAATGAAGTATCAAATTGAATACACACACCTTTTACCTTCGATGGATAAAAAGCTTGTTATGATGTTGTTTTGTCCGGAACTCACAATCTA from Spodoptera frugiperda isolate SF20-4 chromosome 11, AGI-APGP_CSIRO_Sfru_2.0, whole genome shotgun sequence encodes:
- the LOC118274793 gene encoding eukaryotic translation initiation factor 4H isoform X2; amino-acid sequence: MFLNMAGRSGYDDVNPRDYGGGRRTLGGRPLPTEPPYKAYVGNLPSGIIQGDINRIFPDLAIKNVRLVMDKETDLFKGFCYVEFEYLEDLIKAIEMNGALNVDGNFIKIDVAEEKRSDRGGFDRGRRDGGRDGGRDGGRAGGGGGFRRDGGGGRGTYDHFDGLDRRAPRHQGGGLSHDRERGGGGGGAGGGGGGGERWAERGDRDGGRSSRGASEEPRPGDWGRMGRSAAPAPRQPPARRNFEDMPPSRPDTSGRPKLKLEPRTVKEPVNSLASTSQAHSIFGGARPREERLKELAGE
- the LOC118274793 gene encoding eukaryotic translation initiation factor 4H isoform X3; amino-acid sequence: MFLNMAGRSGYDDVNPRDYGGGRRTLGGRPLPTEPPYKAYVGNLPSGIIQGDINRIFPDLAIKNVRLVMDKETDLFKGFCYVEFEYLEDLIKAIEMNGALNVDGNFIKIDVAEEKRSDRGGFDRGRRDGGRDGGRDGGRAGGGGGFRRDGGGGRDRERGGGGGGAGGGGGGGERWAERGDRDGGRSSRGASEEPRPGDWGRMGRSAAPAPRQPPARRNFEDMPPSRPGSSDTSGRPKLKLEPRTVKEPVNSLASTSQAHSIFGGARPREERLKELAGE
- the LOC118274793 gene encoding eukaryotic translation initiation factor 4H isoform X1 — translated: MFLNMAGRSGYDDVNPRDYGGGRRTLGGRPLPTEPPYKAYVGNLPSGIIQGDINRIFPDLAIKNVRLVMDKETDLFKGFCYVEFEYLEDLIKAIEMNGALNVDGNFIKIDVAEEKRSDRGGFDRGRRDGGRDGGRDGGRAGGGGGFRRDGGGGRGTYDHFDGLDRRAPRHQGGGLSHDRERGGGGGGAGGGGGGGERWAERGDRDGGRSSRGASEEPRPGDWGRMGRSAAPAPRQPPARRNFEDMPPSRPGSSDTSGRPKLKLEPRTVKEPVNSLASTSQAHSIFGGARPREERLKELAGE